Below is a window of Oncorhynchus gorbuscha isolate QuinsamMale2020 ecotype Even-year unplaced genomic scaffold, OgorEven_v1.0 Un_scaffold_3855, whole genome shotgun sequence DNA.
TTCTGCATTAATgcttcttttttttgttgcaattTCTTCTCTCACTTTTACAGACAGTATGGATACTGGAAAACCAAGTATTTTCTCAGGTTAAAGGAACATTCAAAATAAAACGTTTGAAGTGTTTTCTTAACAATATATATGAATCATACACTGTTTGTTTCCGTAGTTGTAGTTTCAATATTCAAGTCATTGTTTATAGTTCTTCTTGATTTGTCAATAAAATCCAGTTGTCCAAACTGACAAGTCGTGGTCCTGTCAAATACAACTGTCTGCAACTtaaatgaaaaaaatacaaataagatACATTCCAATGTGCCCCAAAAAAAGTAGATTTCCTCAAAAAACACTGATTCAAAGCGTTTTAATTTCCACGATTAACTGAACGGCTCAAGATGCAAAATGTACAGTCTTTGTTGGAAaagggagaagaagaaaaaaggtgTTTTTTCTGTCACAGTTTGGAGACAGTCAGTAAAGACTTCCTGAGGTCCTTGGCCTCCCCGGCCGTCCTGACTCTGTCGTAACCCAGGACAACCATGGAGTGATGACAGTAGTCCTCCACCTGTTTGATCTGCTGGATGCTGAGCACTGTTCTCCATGCGCTGGCAGCCTGAGTGGCGTTCCTGGAGGACACTATGAACGGCTTGGAGGACGAACTCGACCCGCCTGTCATGTTCAGAGCAAACGACTCAATGTCGTGGTTGGTGGTGAGGTTGACGAAGCTGTAGATGTTCCTCAGGATCTTCACAGGGTTCTCCACCAGGTCCTCGTAGCGCACGGCCATGTACTTCCCTTTGAGCCAACTGGGAGGGTTTAAGGCCGTCCTCAGGGTCCGGGAGGTGCGGTCACAGATCACCTCCATGGCTCCGATGGAGTGGTAGTCCGAGCCGTCCTTCTTGTTGGCTTTGTGGTTGGGGTCGAGGAAGGGGATCCTGCGGAGCTTAGGGTCCCTGCTGCGGACCACCTGCAGGTTCTCCCGGATCAGCCCGTGTCGGGACTTGATCCTGGAGTTGGCCACGGCCCGGGGGTCCCTGACCAGGTGAACTACCTTCACGTCCAGCGACGGGTCCTCCATGAGGGGGGCTAGAACGTTCACGTCCAGGACACGCACCCCTTTAATAACGATAGTGCTGTACTTGAGGCACTCCTCCTCCAGTAGTCTAAGGCTTTGAGGGGGACACTTTTTACACACCTTGTCgtccaccatccccaccacctcTTTCCTGTAGGCGGAGCACAGAGGGTAGGAGCACACCACCTTATTCAGGGAGGCCCCAAAGAGTCCTAGGGAGGTAAAGTTCTTTCCACCTGGGCTGTTGTacagctggaacacagagagatcaCAGCGGTATAAAGAGCTGAGCATGTCCCTGGCTGCTCCTTGCAAAGACACAGCGTCTCCCGGGTACAGCTTCTGCCAAATGTGCCACATGGGTTCATACAGGAAGAACACTTCAGGATGTTGGTTAAACAGCTCCCCGAAAAAGGAGGACCCAGACCTCCATGTGGTCAGAACATAGACCAACTGTCTCTTCTTAGCCAGATAGGGTCTGTAGAGGAACCGGATGTCTGACCTGCCTTGATAGGAAGCGCTCCTCATCTGGTGATTGCACTGCTGGGGCACTTTAGTCCATTTGTAATTGGCCAAGTTCAGCATGGTCAACACTAGCAGCAAGAAATAGGCTATAAACAACACAATCCGCTTTCTGCGTAGCACCTTCATCACGATGCCGGGCTGTGCTATTATCTTTGTATGGTTCCTGTGCGTTCTGAGCTTTCTCCCGTAGCCAGCATCATTCTCCCAAGGCGCCGTAAACTTCAGTTGTCGATGGTATTGTTTCCCTCTCATCTGTAACCTAGGAGTGAGTGGCTCTGACCACTGGGCGAAAACGTATTACATTTACAATAGGCAAAGATATATGGTTATTGAATATCTCTGGTGGGAATTGGTACTCGAATCAAATGTTAAATCATTTTCACTGGGTATAGACGTTAATTCAACGTGTACTACAccttggttcaacgtaatttcatttaaatgacatggaaacaacgttgattcaactagTGTGCGTCCAGTGGGTTAGGAAACACATATTCGATATCCCAATCCAATTCGCAATCCAAAATAAGATAACACAGCCCTGCTTTTACTGCAGTGCGCAAGGCTCTTCACATGAAAGAACGATGCCATGAACATTTTTCCATTGCGGGTATTACAGCGCTTATTGCGGTTGGCCTGCCATCAAAACAAAAATAGTATCCCTTCATTCAAACAATGTATGCCCTCCTTGACAACATTCAGCGTAGGCATCTATGCGCAGTTAAAAACTGATTCGCCACAGTATGGATGGAGCCTGTAGGTCCACTGAACAGCACACAAGTACTAGCCTACATTAGTAATTACGTTCTCCGGCTTCTTCTTGGTTCCTTTTGCCAAACGTCCCCTAGTATATCCAGAGGGGCAGTCTAATCGTCCAAATATATTTTCTTTCTTCCTGATGTGCCGTAGTTTGTATATGTAACTAATTTAAACTGGACAGATTCAATCAGAGACTACAGAAAGAAagaccctccctcccccagacgCCATTGGAGCGTGATAGGATATTTGGGTTAGCGAGTCGCGCCCTTGGCTCTTCCGCACGTCTGTCAAAAACGCACCGCTCTGGAGACGCCTACGTTTGAAAACAATGGGCGCGTTCGAGCGTATCACCTTTACCAATGTCTGTCACCGCCTTTGAAGGTGTATACAACTTGTCCGATATGCGACGACATGTCGCCTGCATGACATTTACAACAACATTGTGATAAATGGCTTCTCAACAACTGCAACTTGAAGTACGAACCAAAGCATTGTGGGAGacaaaggttttttttttttggaagcAAAATACACTACATGCTCATACACGGTTGATGTCGCCACCTATGATTGGTTATTGTCAATGCATGTTTACTTTACTTTACATAGGCCTACATCTGATCCAGATTTCTAACAGAAATAAATTATATATCTTACTTGCGACAATATAGCTAATATTTTTTATCTAAATGTTACTGTGATTGTTATTGTTGATACCATACTGTGTTgtgatgttgtgttgctaccatgctgtgttgtcatgtgttgctgtggttgtctttaggtctctctttatgtagtgttgtggtgtctcttttgTCCTTAATTTATATTGAATGAATGTTTTATTttgaatcccagcccccgtcccccaCAGGAGACCTTTTGCTTTCTGGtcgaccgtcattgtaaataagaatttaactgacttgcctagttaaataatgcaTCAATAAAGGTCAAATACATAATGTTGTGTCTCATGTTATATCC
It encodes the following:
- the LOC124018055 gene encoding carbohydrate sulfotransferase 2-like; translated protein: MRGKQYHRQLKFTAPWENDAGYGRKLRTHRNHTKIIAQPGIVMKVLRRKRIVLFIAYFLLLVLTMLNLANYKWTKVPQQCNHQMRSASYQGRSDIRFLYRPYLAKKRQLVYVLTTWRSGSSFFGELFNQHPEVFFLYEPMWHIWQKLYPGDAVSLQGAARDMLSSLYRCDLSVFQLYNSPGGKNFTSLGLFGASLNKVVCSYPLCSAYRKEVVGMVDDKVCKKCPPQSLRLLEEECLKYSTIVIKGVRVLDVNVLAPLMEDPSLDVKVVHLVRDPRAVANSRIKSRHGLIRENLQVVRSRDPKLRRIPFLDPNHKANKKDGSDYHSIGAMEVICDRTSRTLRTALNPPSWLKGKYMAVRYEDLVENPVKILRNIYSFVNLTTNHDIESFALNMTGGSSSSSKPFIVSSRNATQAASAWRTVLSIQQIKQVEDYCHHSMVVLGYDRVRTAGEAKDLRKSLLTVSKL